From one Triticum aestivum cultivar Chinese Spring chromosome 4B, IWGSC CS RefSeq v2.1, whole genome shotgun sequence genomic stretch:
- the LOC123092251 gene encoding NAC domain-containing protein 2, translating to MIMSDPAMLPPGFRFHPTDEELILHYLRNRAAESPCPVSIIADVDIYKFDPWALPSKASYGDREWYFFTPRDRKYPNGVRPNRAAGSGYWKATGTDKPIRCSATGESVGVKKALVFYKGRPPKGIKTNWIMHEYRLAAADAHAANTYRPMKFRNASMRLDDWVLCRIYKKTSQVSPMAVPPLSDHELDEPSGADAYPVSSAGMIMQGGASGYPLQAAAVGTQRMPKIPSISELLNEYSLAQLFEDSGHALMARHDQHAALLGHPIMSQFHVNSMPQLGQMDSSASTSVAGEGAAGKRKRPSEDGDRNGSTSQPAAAVTGKKPNSSCLGATTFQTGNNTLQGTLLRF from the exons ATGATCATGTCCGACCCGGCCATGCTGCCGCCGGGCTTCCGGTTCCACCCGACGGACGAGGAGCTCATCCTACACTACCTCCGCAACCGCGCCGCCGAATCGCCCTGCCCCGTCTCCATCATCGCCGACGTAGATATCTACAAGTTCGACCCATGGGCCCTGCCAT CCAAGGCTAGCTACGGGGACAGGGAGTGGTACTTCTTCACGCCGAGGGACCGTAAGTACCCCAACGGTGTCCGGCCGAACCGCGCCGCGGGTTCCGGCTACTGGAAGGCCACCGGCACCGACAAGCCCATCCGCTGCAGCGCCACCGGCGAGAGCGTCGGCGTCAAGAAGGCCCTCGTCTTCTACAAGGGCCGCCCGCCCAAGGGCATCAAAAccaactggatcatgcacgagTACCGCCTCGCTGCCGCCGACGCACACGCCGCCAACACCTACCGCCCCATGAAGTTCCGCAACGCCTCCATGAGG CTGGATGACTGGGTGCTGTGCCGGATCTACAAGAAGACCAGCCAAGTGTCGCCGATGGCGGTGCCGCCGCTGTCCGACCACGAGCTTGACGAGCCTTCTGGCGCTGACGCCTACCCCGTGTCGAGCGCCGGCATGATCATGCAAGGCGGCGCCAGCGGCTACCCGCTGCAGGCCGCGGCCGTCGGCACACAGAGGATGCCCAAGATCCCGTCCATATCAGAGTTGCTCAACGAGTACTCGCTGGCGCAGCTCTTCGAGGACAGCGGACACGCGCTGATGGCGCGGCACGATCAGCACGCCGCCCTCCTCGGTCACCCCATCATGAGCCAATTCCATGTGAACAGCATGCCGCAGCTTGGGCAGATGGATTCGTCAGCCTCAACGTCGGTGGCAGGCGAGGGTGCCGCCGGGAAGCGCAAGAGGCCGTCGGAGGACGGTGACCGTAACGGGTCGACGAGCCAGCCAGCGGCGGCGGTGACGGGCAAGAAGCCCAACAGTTCTTGCTTGGGTGCAACAACGTTCCAAACAGGCAACAACACCTTGCAGGGGACGTTGCTCCGTTTCTAA